The following DNA comes from Streptomyces sp. NBC_00273.
GGAGTCGTAGATCCGGCCGAGGCCCTTGGGCGCGAAGGTGCGCTCGAAGAAGCCGCCGATGCCGCCGGCGCCGTTCCAGACGGTGGTGACCACGGCCTTGGACTTGCCCTCACCGGCCGGGGTGACCCGCCAGGTGGTGACCATGGAGGAGTTGCGGTCCTTCTCCACCAGTTCGCCGTCGGTCGGCTCGCTGACCTCGAGCAGGCAGTCGCGCACGCGCTTGCTGGTGGCCTGGAGCTTCCAGTGCACCAGGGTGCCCTCGCCGTCGCCGCCCTCGCGCACCTCGTACTCGCTGAAGTGCTCGGGCAGCAGCTTCCCGCGGGTCC
Coding sequences within:
- a CDS encoding SRPBCC family protein: MAQVEATTERIIAADAETVFDALADYTGTRGKLLPEHFSEYEVREGGDGEGTLVHWKLQATSKRVRDCLLEVSEPTDGELVEKDRNSSMVTTWRVTPAGEGKSKAVVTTVWNGAGGIGGFFERTFAPKGLGRIYDSVLENLATEVER